The Erpetoichthys calabaricus chromosome 5, fErpCal1.3, whole genome shotgun sequence genome has a segment encoding these proteins:
- the LOC114644364 gene encoding gastrula zinc finger protein XlCGF57.1-like: MEETLSRIKEEDCEWEPTHLPLHSPRVKLEECERNISTVKEEPGEAFFDIKVEDSGHGPDGHEVQKRKMFNIFKEDSSIESASSLQSCPALQKEMPCVESSTENRFPQQPSVKLNAELPELAEKNEGGILHKKDTKEQPSSTRKPGICREKKESSPQSSVTKTSLHRRPHLEKCDKTEKKSTSGSDSSTKASLPVVKLERLDSSSSQIYVYNANSMDFYVCRECGISFKSKSDCEDHQWIHMKQKPHSCSECGKQFSQRNYLRRHKRIHAGVKPHCCPECGKQFSDLSGLRKHGRVHTGEKPYSCTECGKLFSDSSSLQKHTRIHTGEKPYFCTDCGKRFSRIGSFRIHRRIHTGEKPHCCSECGKQFTSVSGLQKHMRIHTGEKPYRCKECDKRFAQISHLQNHTRIHTGEKVHCCSECGKLFSQISSLQSHKRIHTGEKPYCCSECGKRFSHSTNLQKHTRIHTGEKPYCCSECGKLFSYSNNLQKHIRIHFGEKPHCCSECGKRFSQLNSLQSHIRIHTGEKPHCCSECGKRFSQMSNLKRHTRIHTGEKPHCCSECGKGFSQISSLNNHTRIHTGERPYRCSECGKQFSQINHLQSHTRVHTGEKPHSCSECGKRFSQVCSLHKHAKVHTGDKPHCCSQCGKRFSQICSLQKHAKIHTSD, encoded by the exons ATGGAGGAGACACTGTCCCGCATcaaagaagaggactgtgagtgggagcCTACCCACCTTCCACTGCACAGTCCCCGTGTGAAACTGGAGGAATGCGAAAGAAATATTTCCACAGTCAAAGAGGAGCCAGGGGAGGCcttctttgacattaaagtggaGGATTCAGGGCATGGCCCCGATGGCCATGAAGTGCAGAAACgcaaaatgtttaacatttttaaggAAGATTCATCTATAGAGAGTGCCTCCAGTTTACAGTCATGTCCAGCATTGCAAAAGGAGATGCCTTGTGTAGAATCCAGTACTGAGAATCGCTTTCCTCAACAGCCTTCTGTTAAACTGAATGCCGAATTACCTGAACTTGCAGAGAAGAATGAGGGGGGAATACTTCACAAGAAAGACACTAAAGAACAACCGTCATCTACAAGGAAGCCTGGAATAT GCAGAGAAAAGAAGGAGAGCTCACCCCAGTCTTCAGTTACCAAGACGTCTCTTCACCGCCGACCTCATCTTGAAAAATGTGATAAAACTGAGAAGAAATCGACTTCTGGATCAGACAGTTCAACAAAAGCCTCTTTGCCTGTTGTAAAACTAGAAAGACTGGATTCCAGTAGCAGtcaaatatatgtgtataatgcAAACTCTATGGATTTTTATGTCTGCCGAGAGTGTGGGATAAGTTTTAAAAGTAAATCTGATTGTGAGGATCATCAGTGGATTCATATGAAACAGAAACCacattcctgttctgaatgtggcaagcaatttTCACAGAGAAATTATCTCAGGAGGCATAAGAGAATCCATGCGGGAGTGAAACCTCATTGCTgccctgaatgtggtaaacagttctcAGATTTAAGCGGCCTTCGGAAACATGGACGAGTTCATACTGGTGAGAAGCCGTATTCTtgtactgaatgtggcaagcTATTCTCTGACAGTAGCAGTCTTCAGAAACATacaagaattcatactggggagaagccatatttcTGTACTgactgtggcaaacgattctcacgcATTGGCAGTTTTCGTATACACAGaaggattcacactggagagaaacctcattgctgttctgaatgtggcaaacaattcacgTCTGTAAGTGGCCTTCAAAAACAcatgagaattcacactggagagaaaccatatcgCTGTAAGGAATGTGACAAACGATTTGCACAAATAAGTCATCTTCAGAACCACAcacgaattcatactggagagaaagttcattgttgttctgaatgtggtaagctCTTCTCACAAATAAGCAGTCTTCAGAGCCACAAAAGAATACACACAGGAGAAAAGCCGTATTGttgctctgaatgtggtaaacgattttCACACAGCACcaatcttcagaaacacactAGAATACACACtggtgagaagccatattgctgctctgaatgtggcaaactatTCTCGTACAGCAACAATCTTCAGAAACACATAAGAATTCACTTTGGAGAGAAACCTCATTGCTGCTCTGAATGCGGCAAGCGATTTTCACAACTGAACAGTCTGCAGAGCCacataagaattcacactggagaaaaaccacattgctgctctgaatgtggaaagCGATTTTCGCAAATGAGCAATCTTAAGaggcacacaagaattcacacgggagagaaacctcactgctgttctgaatgcggAAAAGGATTTTCACAAATTAGCAGCCTAAACAATCACacgagaattcacactggagaaagaCCTTATCGTTGTTCTGAATGCGGCAAGCAGTTCTCTCAGATAAACCATCTTCAGAGCCACACAcgagttcacacaggagagaagccacattcctgctctgaatgtggaaaaagattTTCCCAGGTATGTAGTCTTCACAAACATGCCAAAGTTCACACTGGAGACAAACCTCATTGCTGCTCTCAATGTGGGAAACGCTTCTCACAAATATGCAGTCTTCAGAAACATGCAAAAATTCACACTTCAGATTAA